A window of Thermodesulfovibrionales bacterium genomic DNA:
ACTCGCGGTTTGATGCGAAGAAGAAGGGAACTTATGTCACAAAAGTCAAGGCTGAAGGCTATCGCTTACTAGAAGGTAGCAATAGCCTGGAAGTTGGTGGCAGAGCATTGGAACTCGATGTAATGCTGCCACCATTGACTCTCCCAAAAGAACTTAAAGGTGGCACCATTGAAGAGTTTGAGAAAGATGCGAAAGAAAGAGGCGATATAATCTTTTATGGTTTTATCGTTGACAGGAAAACCGGAAAACCGATGGAAGGTGTTCAAATTCAGGCGGTCGGCTCAAATATAAAGGGAATAAGTAATGATCGCGGGTTTTTCCTGATTCGCTATCCTGCGCCACCTCAGCCTGCTGATCCCGATGCTCTGTCGCCATTAGAAACCTATACTTTCGAGAAGACTGGATACAAAACAGAAGAGTTCCAGAATGAGTTCGCGAGGCCCGGAGCGCACGGACTATATGTCGATATGGAACTCGGGTCGGGCAAGAATATTCACAAGAATCCACACAGGAGCCTCCAACCGGTTCCATACCCCGACACTAAGACAGATAAGTCTAAAGAGCAGAGTTCCCAAGAAATATTCTTTTCGGAAGCAATTGTAAAAGCGGCAAGGGTGCTCGGCGACCTCTCTTTCGTCACACTCTAGGGCGGTCCAGACTCTTCCAAAGACTCCTCCTGCTTATTCTTTCTTTCCTCTTTGATGCGCTTCACTTCGAGTACTCTCTCGACTGATTTGTAGGCTATGAAGTACTTGTTGACGTTTGCCACGTACTGGACGGTTTCTCGCCCCATCTCTTTGAGCGCCAATCTTTCGACGCTGAAAAACCACTTGTTCGGGTCCATCCCGAGTTCGCCTGCTTTTTGACGGAGGCTTGCTATCTTTGCGGGTCCGGCATCATAAGCAGCGAGGGCGAAGTCAACCTTGTCTCCTGGGCTCATGCCCGGATCGTTGAAGTATGTCTGCCTGAGGTATGCAAGATACTTTACACCGGCCTGGATATTGTTCTCCGGCGTGGCGACATTCCGGAGCCCGAAGCGGGCTGCCGTCGCCGGGATTACCTGCATGATCCCGACGGCCCCCCTCCGGCTCCGCCTATTCTGGTTGAGCCCGGATTCCTGGTATGCCATGGCAGCGATCGTGAGCCAGTCGAAATCGTACATCTTCGCATATTTCCTGAAATAGAAACGGAGTTTCATGAGCTTTCGTTTCTCCGACTCCGCGATTGGGTTCAGCATCCATTTCGTCGCACCATAGTATCGAGCGAAGAGCATATTACCAAGCACGGTACCCTGACGCGCCTTTGTGCCGATGAACTCGTTCAGGCTGGCAAGCAGTTTCGGGTTCTCCTTGCGAACGGCACAAGCGAGATTCCCTCCGCCACGGAGAATGATATCTTTTCTCACGGCTATGTTCTGCAGGACACAGCACCAGAGATCCGCTATATGGTTATCGACGACAGTTATCCTGAAGATTCCCGAGTTGACCATCTCTAGAATATCCTCCTCTTCAAGGGTCCTGTCGACCTCGACGATCCGGACGGGTCTGCGACCCGTTTTCCCAAGTCGTTTATTCAGGTCTTTCAGGTGTTCTGCATAGCTGCTTCCCGAGACGACGTGCACGGTTCTCCCCGACAGGTCATCGAGCGTTCGGAGGCCAGCCACCGCCTTTCCCGTTACGATAACCTCGTTGACATTCATGATGTAGGGTTCGGTAAATGCGACGAGCTTTTCTCGCTGCGGCGTAATGGCCTCTCCTGCCGCTATATCGCCTCCCCCGTCGAGGAGCAAGGGGATGCGCTGATCGCTCGGAACGGTGATGAAGATAACGATGGGGTTCGATCCCCGCTTTCCGACTTTACCATGGAGAAAGTGCTCGTACTCATGCAGCAGTTCATACTCCAATCCCTGGGGTTGGCCATTGACGATGGTAAAATTCGTCTTGCCGTAGGAAACGAGTACGCGGATAACACGCCGACTCTCGAGGATCTTGTCGAGGTCTCCGGTCCATCGTCCATGGAGAGGGCCCAAGAGGGCACTGTCAATACTCGGCTGGACTCCGGGGTCCGCTCCCTCCTCCGTCTTGGGGGAACAGCCCGATATCATCTCGAGAAGGGGAACGAACAGGAGAAGACTTGTCAGTATCTTCACGAATAGATTCATCGTGCTTCATGCGGACGGGTAGTGCCCGTCTCGATCTGCGAAAATGACCCTGCGGAGACCGCGAGGTTCGTCAACCACTGCTAATTCGGCAGGCAGTTTATTGCGGCCTCCTCACGTTCCTATCGACATAATAAATGCAACGAATTCTCTATCCATCTATAGGTTATCACCGAAGAGACAATATTCAAGGGGGGGGAATTGACCGGGCCTTCTCTGCAGGCGCGGGTCTCATAACGATTCGAGGGAACACTTTGACGGAAGCCTCCTTCTCCTAATCAAGGATGCTCCGAAGCAGCTTCCGGATTCGATACTCGGCATGGAAAATAGAGGTCAATAGAGACCGATCGTGAAAGGATGCCGAGGAATGACAATCACCCACGGTCGCACTCTCCGGAAAAGGGGGCTCCTCGCTCGCCGCCGAACAAGGACACCGTTGAAGGGATCTACCTTGAGGGACAGACGGATTTATAAACTAAAGCATCTCCCGAGTTTCCGGAGATATCGAGCCAACGAGGATTCGAGATGGATTTGTCATCTTCCTGAAGAATACGGGCTTTTCTGTTCTTGCAATCGATTTCGTATAAGTACCTTGCGGCATTACTCTTAGCCCAAACCGTCACACTGTTTTCCGAAACCTGTTTTACGCTCTTCGTGTCATAATAGAACGTGTTGCCATATGAATCTTCCTGGAGAAGCTTCCAATTTGTCAGTTCTGTCTTGGAACAGCCGAGCGTAAAGAACAGAGCCAAGATGCAAAAAACTGTCGCCCTCACGGAACGCAAACAACCCTTCATTTTAGACCTCCCCCGATCTCACCGATGGCCAGTTGAGTTTTCTCTCTTCAGGATACATGAAATCCCTATGCTTCTCATGTACGGCTCTGCTTATGAATCGGCAGTCATCCTTTTCCCTGGCCGTCTTACCACAAACGGAACCAGCGTCTCTTTCCTTTTATCTTGGCCAGGGAAATACGCATTTCTCTCAGGGAATTGACTATTTCAGTCTGCTGTTTCCTCGCTTCGTTCATCTCGCTGAAGAGAACCGAGAGGGTGTCCTTCAACTCACGGGCCAGCGCAGAGACCGCGTCTTTCGTCTCGTGGGACTGGGCGGAAACGACGTCTTTCATGTCACGGGAACGGGTGGAGGCGACATCTCTTATCTCCTGAGAGAGATTAGAGACAGTATCTCTTGTATCGGAGATAGATTGGATAAGCTCCCGCAGGCTGTCTACAATCCTCTTCAATTCCTTGTCAGGAAGGGCAGGCGG
This region includes:
- a CDS encoding transporter substrate-binding domain-containing protein; this encodes MNLFVKILTSLLLFVPLLEMISGCSPKTEEGADPGVQPSIDSALLGPLHGRWTGDLDKILESRRVIRVLVSYGKTNFTIVNGQPQGLEYELLHEYEHFLHGKVGKRGSNPIVIFITVPSDQRIPLLLDGGGDIAAGEAITPQREKLVAFTEPYIMNVNEVIVTGKAVAGLRTLDDLSGRTVHVVSGSSYAEHLKDLNKRLGKTGRRPVRIVEVDRTLEEEDILEMVNSGIFRITVVDNHIADLWCCVLQNIAVRKDIILRGGGNLACAVRKENPKLLASLNEFIGTKARQGTVLGNMLFARYYGATKWMLNPIAESEKRKLMKLRFYFRKYAKMYDFDWLTIAAMAYQESGLNQNRRSRRGAVGIMQVIPATAARFGLRNVATPENNIQAGVKYLAYLRQTYFNDPGMSPGDKVDFALAAYDAGPAKIASLRQKAGELGMDPNKWFFSVERLALKEMGRETVQYVANVNKYFIAYKSVERVLEVKRIKEERKNKQEESLEESGPP